The Helianthus annuus cultivar XRQ/B chromosome 11, HanXRQr2.0-SUNRISE, whole genome shotgun sequence region GCCACCATCATGTTAGCCATTATCCATTTCCGTCTTCAGTAAACATGGCTAAAGTATTGAGCTACTTGTGCGAAATCTATTTTACAAGAACCGTTATTACGGCCTAAGTCAAATCTCACTCTTCTTGTTTGTTTGATTTCTACAATTGTAGGTACAAGTCTGAATCTTCTTACATTATATTGTATCATACAAATGGTATTGTCTATTTCCCACAAAATAAAGAGACTGTCTttatttattttgaaaagaaatatAGATAATTTGTCTGTAACTTTTAAGTACTAATTACACATTCAATTCCTTCACACATTTATCAAGCATGTTTAACAATTTTTACATAAAACATAGTTCATCTTCAATTCCATCACACATTTATCAAGCGTGTTAAACAACTTTACATAAAACATACTTCATCTTCAATTCCTTATTTATCACACTATTGCATCATACTTAATCAACAACAGGCGTATCATTCTTCATCAAAGACGGTCTAATGCTCTTTCCCGTTCTCATTAAGTTTAATAACAACAAGCTCTTTTTGGTAATATTCTCCGGCATGAACTGGTGGATACTCATGAGCATGAGGCGATTTTGCAAAATGTCCCAAGGGCTTCATCACAGCATCTGATGCGACAGAAGAAAACAACTACCAAAACAAACAAGAAGTTGATACCCCAAGTTAGTTTAGTTCATATAGAATCAAAAGTTAATGTGTAAATGCTTATTGCACTCACGGTTGAGGAAATTCTCCATAGGCTTCGATTTGCTTTCTCAGCTTCTTTTATTGCTTCGATTGTTCTTTTAGTTACCACAACTTCATGCAAACCAGCCATACACTCTCCAGCAGTTACCCATTCTAACTGTAACAGAACAATGTCCCAGATTAAACTCAGTATTCAGTATTAGCATCAGCTTTCCCAACACGTAAAATAAAAGTTCTACATTTTATAactaaaaaaaaccaaaataaCTAACTACTACTACTGTATGTCTTAAAATGCATGGTCGGTGGTTCCGGACATGCCTTTTTCAAGTGAGCCCCTAACTTTAGAGATTTAATACATTCAATCTCTATCTTTTGGTAAGTGGCATATTGACCCCTAACTTTTGGTAATTGACAACTTTGAGCCCcattttttgtaattaataactTCACACTTTGTCTTCTCCAACATTTCAATTCTTTTGTTTAAACTGTTTTTACATATTTACACCGCAACGGGCAAGACATTCTATTTTTTAATCTATATCTAACCAAAGTAATGTCATGAACGTAAAATGTGTAACAAAGTCAAAAACGCATCACGTCATGCACGGGCACCACACATTGATGTCATCATCGTAACGCGTGTGACAAAGTCGCAaacgcgccgcaacgcgcggaacGGGTCAAAAATCTGGTTATCCTTAATTAGAAATCAAGTAACATGAATTTGAATTATCTACTAGCTTTGTTACCTGTTTTCCTGTCTGAATAAGTAGACATCCTTCTGGAACCTTTACTTCTACTTTCTCCCCATTTCTAAGCCAAATGTATAGACCAGGGAATTTACTTCTGTAATGAATTGTTAAAAAGTTAAGGTCATAATGATATCCAGCAAACACAGTACCCTCTTTGCCATGACTCCCTAAGTCACCTCCTGTAGGAGAAAGAAGATGTGGGCCCTACAAAATTAACAATATGGACGGTTTAATCGCAATTCATGTAGTAAAACACTAGCCTACAAAACAGTTGGGTCCAGTCGGGCATGTCGACGGGTTAAACTGCTATTTCAGAAAAATATCAATTTGGTTGGGTCAAAACAGGTTCTAACCATGGATTCTGGTGGAGATGAGGAAAAAGAATAAAAGTAGTTTCACCTGCAATATTTTACTACAACAAAATGAACCCATTTGAATATTTGTTTTGCCTTAATCAATCCATTCTTTGAAGAATGGGGCAGAATTGTCACCCTTACAAAACAGTCATCAAATTTATCTGTTTTTCGAAAAAGTTAGATAAATGAATGGACTAACATTCTTCATAAGATTGGTGAATGCATCCTTGGGTAGACCAAATCCAACTGCAGCCATTTCAGCAACAGCCTGAACAAGTCGATCGAATTAAGTTATATGAAGCACAAGATATGAAAATAAAATCGTATAGTAAGTCATCGCAAATGATGCACCTCTACAGCAGACAAGAGTTTATAACCCCATGAATTCATGGTCTCTTCCCAGTCTGGGAAACCTTCCGGTACGATATGATCCGAGTTCAGGTCCTACATGAGAGAGACACAATCACATCATCAAAATCATCATGCAAATTAGTAATACAAAAAGATAGCTGTGGCAAATAGACGTGATAGGTAGGCTGTTAACTTGTTAAAATAGATAATTCTTTGGTTCATGACAAAGTAATGTGTGATTTATGATTATAAAAGGTTTAAATTTATCCTTTAGTAGCAATCTAACTTAGTGGTTTAACTGTATATGGCTAATTTATCATAAAATCATCATAAAAATAACACATAAAAAATTATTGAACAACGCACGGTGGACTAAAACCCGGGGTGGCTCGGGCTCGAACTCTTGACCTAGGGTCTGGGAGAACTAGTCTTCATTGCCTTTATCCACCAAATGTGGCACTAGTGGGGATTGAACTTGAGTATCCAATGAGAAGCCAAGTCTTTCTAACCACTAGACCACAAGTGATGGATAACCATATGAAAAGATGAAACAAAATAAATGTTGCCTGAGGAGACTGGAATTTACTCAGCACAAAATCGACAGGTCCACAAACTAACCAAATCTAATAATTACATGTATAAAGTGTCAATTAAATCTTAGCCGACGGCTAAAGGAGCGAGTTATATCTTAGTCGGTACAAAAAATAGGGGGCTAAATTTTAGCTAACGAGAAAAAGAAATTTCATCCACCGACTAAGATTTAGCCCTTCTTTTTCTGTGCTGGTTAAGATATTGATGAGGAGGGGATCCAAGAGTTAGCGATTTCTTACAAGGACCAACTAGATAAGGAGAAACATGGCATAAAAGGGCTCAAACTTTAAACAGTCATAACTTGGTCGACAATTAGAGTTATGAGACCCACAAGCAGGCAACATAAAGGTCTCAACAGGTCGGATCAAGTGGCAAACTCCCCATAAAAATACACCTATTTTATTGGTGTTATCATTCATTTTTACCAAAGTTATTTGAGAATAATTATCTTTGATTATTTGCTTCGGCTCTGCGTAAGATATACTCAGCTCCTTTCATCGTTGACTAAGATCTAGCGGACACTTTACAAATGTAATTGTTAGATTGGCTATTTTGTGTACCAGTTGTACTGTTTAATGTTTTTAGTGCTTGCTAAATTTCAGCCTTTTTTAGCACGTTTTTTATTGGTTGGTTTTGGATATGTTAATCTTCATAACATTAAAAGTCAATGTCTATTTTGTTAGCTTCTTGGGTCATCATATCTATTTCGGTGATTATCCCCGTAGTTTTTAGTAAACGGGTTAAAATTGACGAGTTAGTGTCTTAGTAACAAGGTGATAAAGAAATATGGTAAACCTGAAACCGAGTAACAGATGGTCTTGGGCCAATTCTCCACATGTATCGCCACTTCAGATCTGCTCCCGTTGGAATCAATGGTTGGTGCTCTTTCGGCAATTCTCTCGCCTTCTCTAGCATATCTGGAACAGCTAGACTCCGGGGTACTTCAAGTCCTCCTGGTGTTGCCCCATTCTGTAATTTTGTCACACAAAAATATGTGTAAATATTTGTTCTTCTATCCCTCAAACACAAATACCCAAGTCTAATTTTGGTTCCAAATTTTCTATTGGCTTAATCTCTTTTCTTTGAACCGCTAACTCACTCACCCACTAAATCTACAACAATACCTAACATGGGACTAAAATGTTCAACCACTTAGAAATAAACATCTTTTCTGAAACAGCCAACGAATATCAAAGCTCGGAAAGCACAACGCGTTGTGTAAATTTTGGGTCGAAGTGATTCCATGTAACGTTTTTTTTAGTTTATCACgtgtattttttttagtttcGTTTTTAACTTGtgtaacgtttttttttttaaatttaatagaTTTTTAATAGTTTTTAAATATACAATAAATACAAATTTAAATTGTGTGCCACGTGTCCCATCACGCCACCCTTTCACAACCCATCCCACTACGCCTTTTTTTGCACCACACTGCTGTTGTGACACTTGCTGGCGTTGCTACCACATGTCGCTTAACGCCCTCTTTTCAAAGTCCTCCCACTTCATATAGTCTTAGGCTACAATCGCATAATTTATTGGCCCTCCCGTATAGTCTTAGGCTACAATCGTTTAATTTATTGGCTTAATTGATCAATATAttttgagttaaatgtcattttagtccctgtggtttgggtcattttgccagtatagtccaaaggtttcattttttgcatgtgggtccaaaaaggtttcactgctgtcattttagtccactgggttaactttatccattatttctattaacgagaagggtgattcagtcattttatatggccgaattgcctttctagttaacagaattacatttaaaaataaaacatttacaTTAAACTGGCAAAATAGCTCAAACCACATTgcctaaaatggcatttaactcatatATTTTTGTGATTGTGATGCAAAAGGTTCTTGGCAAACCACTTTGCTAATGACAGCTTGACTAAATTTGGAAAAGAAAAACAATGAGGGTAAATTTGGAACATCAACTAATTAAACCCATGCACATGCATAGATTCATCATTCATGCAAACACATAAACTATATTAACAAGTTGACCTGGTAATGTTGATGAGGACGTGCTTGGAGAAGCTTAAACTCATCAGGCATTTCGAAATACTTCTCCATCATAGAAATAAATCGATCATCGTCTTCCGCAGAACATCGTGGATCCTTGACCAACAGCGCTCCGGTTTCTGCTAAAATTCGACTGACCTCTAAGCATACCTTCTCCAGTTCAGGATTCTGGACCCTGTCCAAGCAAAACTCTCCAGATGCTGCTTCCACATACGGTGTCAAATCAATCACCGGTATATGATCCATTGCCTGATCAATCGCTGAGTGTAGAGAACATCCAATATATAATGGCGTTGAGACGAGTATGTAAAGATATTTTGGGATGATGATAGGGGATTCCTTACAGTTCTGACCACACATTTGCGGGTCTCATCTATATTAGAATATACTAGAATTCAAATCTAACCATACATGTTTGGCTCCATTCGAATATAAACAAAATACCATAGATATTGAATTCCAAAGAACTTTTTGCATGAATGGTGCTAATTTTGAATACTTGATCACAAGTGGGGCTCGGTTTGAAACTGTTACAGAAATGGGGTTGTCACCTTtgcttttttttgaacggtgaacTTCATGTATAAGGTAACCACACTCTTCAAATCGGAGAGCCCCATATTGTCCCACTTTggccagactatgttgtcttaaccgggcccacACTGACTTCAAAGTTTGGCTTTTTTGGGCGTTCCCCCGGAAAACCATACCACTAGCTGCAACTTGACAGtcgttgtgccaccacaagagTAGAACTCTGGCGTAACACACGATGGGACAAAAACCCAGTTGGGCTCCGGAATTGGACTGACAACCTCACACAAGGCCTAGTCCAAATCCTTCATTGCCTATATCCACCCCAATATGACACAAGTGAGAATTGAGCTTGACTCCCCATTGAAAAACTAAGTCTCCTACCACTAGGCCACAAGTGGGGGGTTGTCACTGTTGCTAGCGGTGATGGAAGTTTGGGGTaagggtgtgcacggttcggttcggttcggttcggaaTTAGCATTATCCGTAACTGTAACCGAAGTCATCAGttaatcggttcggttaattcggttagtttatcggttttcggttcggttcggttaatttttggttaataaccaattcaaacaagggctaattttttttcttagaaatacatgtaatggaggtataaatacatgaaaaagATGTATAAACACATGAAATgtatgtataaataaataaatgaaatgaaggtataaatGCATTAATAGATGTTTAAATACGTAAAATGGAGGTatgaataaatgaaatgaaggtataaataaatgaaatgaaagcataaataaatgaaatagaggtattattaaatgaaatgaaagtataaaacatgaaatacatgaaatagagtTTAAAAGTTAgtaatatataatgaaataaatgattcggttcagttcggttaatttcggttaaccgaCGGTAAAAAAAATAACCATTAACCGactttcggttaatttcggttggTTTTGTCGGTTTGCGGTTTGGTTTCGGTTAACGGTTCAGTTATTGCACACCCCTAGTTTAGGGAGTATGCATGGTAAGAAAAATGCAGGGAATGTCGGTATGATGAAAGAACTATAACACTTCAAATTTTGTATGAAGAAATTGATGTATTGATGATTAATTAGATTTAATGTGTGTATTTGTTATCATGCTTAATTAGCTCATGAATAAAGTCCATGGAAAGCCCACGTATTTATATATGGAAAGCCCATAAGGGCATTGGGTGTGGTCCAGTTTTCCTCAGTTTTTTCTGTGTGAGACATCAGCGAA contains the following coding sequences:
- the LOC110889798 gene encoding uncharacterized protein LOC110889798: MCGQNCKESPIIIPKYLYILVSTPLYIGCSLHSAIDQAMDHIPVIDLTPYVEAASGEFCLDRVQNPELEKVCLEVSRILAETGALLVKDPRCSAEDDDRFISMMEKYFEMPDEFKLLQARPHQHYQNGATPGGLEVPRSLAVPDMLEKARELPKEHQPLIPTGADLKWRYMWRIGPRPSVTRFQDLNSDHIVPEGFPDWEETMNSWGYKLLSAVEAVAEMAAVGFGLPKDAFTNLMKNGPHLLSPTGGDLGSHGKEGTVFAGYHYDLNFLTIHYRSKFPGLYIWLRNGEKVEVKVPEGCLLIQTGKQLEWVTAGECMAGLHEVVVTKRTIEAIKEAEKANRSLWRISSTLFSSVASDAVMKPLGHFAKSPHAHEYPPVHAGEYYQKELVVIKLNENGKEH